One genomic window of Garra rufa chromosome 2, GarRuf1.0, whole genome shotgun sequence includes the following:
- the apcs gene encoding amyloid P component, serum, whose translation MKKLASYVFFIVLCGLALSQPKKDRKCLRGKVITFPKLTTDNWVKLHPNESMDLSAATVCLRFYTERISLDPCLFSLATPSYAEDFSLRWLGYSKQYKMTVHNVWDQFDGLTFNINEWISVCATWDANSGLAQMFVNGVASIKKELGPKEFFKGNPVITLGQCQTQYDGGFQSQSIFTGFIADVHVHGQVLTTRQIETYMDVKTKYKLGDYINWHNLMYTIDGSARVEEKHQVTF comes from the exons ATGAAGAAACTTGCTTCATACGTTTTCTTTATTGTCCTTTGCGGATTGGCATTGTCCC AGCcgaagaaagacagaaaatgttTAAGGGGGAAGGTCATCACGTTCCCAAAGCTGACCACCGACAACTGGGTGAAGCTCCACCCGAATGAATCCATGGACCTGTCTGCAGCCACTGTGTGTTTGCGATTCTACACTGAACGAATAAGTCTCGACCCATGTCTTTTTTCTCTGGCTACACCGTCCTACGCTGAAGACTTTTCCTTACGTTGGTTAGGTTACAGCAAACAGTACAAGATGACTGTTCATAATGTCTGGGATCAATTCGATGGGTTGACTTTTAACATAAATGAGTGGATATCAGTGTGTGCGACCTGGGATGCCAACAGTGGTCTTGCACAGATGTTTGTGAATGGAGTAGCCAGCATTAAGAAGGAGTTAGGCCCTAAAGAATTTTTTAAAGGAAACCCTGTCATCACACTCGGCCAGTGTCAGACCCAATATGATGGAGGGTTCCAATCACAAAGTATCTTCACAGGTTTCATAGCAGATGTGCACGTACATGGACAAGTCCTGACCACCCGTCAGATTGAGACCTACATGGATGTGAAGACCAAATACAAACTTGGTGATTACATTAACTGGCACAATCTGATGTACACCATTGATGGGTCTGCACGAGTGGAAGAAAAACATCAAGTAACATTCTAG